CGGAGCATACGGAGCGCAAGCCCACAGCGCCGGCGTTGCGCACGGGAACCATCAGGGTGACATTGTTGGAGAGAATCCGCACGATGTAAAATTCGGCCGAAGCGCCGCCGACTTCTTTCGTTTCGATGCGATCAACCCTGCCAACGCCCTGCGCGGGATAGACCACCAGTTCTTCCACTGCGAACACGAGCACCTCTTGCCGGTGAATTTTCACTCGGTCGACACGTCGCCACGCGGGACGTCACCGGTCGTACGAGAAAAGAATCATATCGTAAAATTGGCGCATCGTCCATGGTCCGCAGGCCATCGCGCCGCAAGTGTTTTTCTACTGTCCTGGCGTGTCAGGACTGGGCTGGGCGGAAGCGATTCACCCGCTCCTGCGCCCCTTTGCGTTCGCCGGCAAGAAACTGCAGCACGCCTGTGGCTGCTTCTTCCAGCACGGTTTCCAGCACGGGGCGTTCCTGGGGTGCAAACCCGGTAAGCACGTAGTCGCGTGTTTCACCGGGGGCAGGCCGGCCCACGCCCAGGCGCAGGCGGTGGAAGTCTTCGCCCCCCAGGTGGCTGATGACGGACCGGATGCCGTTGTGTCCGGCAGCCCCGCCGCCGAACTTGAGTTTCATGCGGCCCAGGGGCAGGTCCAGTTCATCGTGCATAACCAGGACATCTTCCGGATCGATGCGATAGTACCGGGCGGTCTGTCCCACGGCTTCACCAGAAAGATTCATGAATGCCAGGGGCTTGATGGCCAGCCAGCGAAGGCCGGGGCCGTCGAGCCGCCAGAGCTGGAACTTGCCGGGTTTGTCCTGCTGCAGGCGCACCTGCCAGTCGCGCGCGGCGTCCAGGCGGCGCAGCACTTCGTCCAGCACGAGAAATCCGAAATTGTGCCGCGTGCCTTCATAC
This sequence is a window from Megalodesulfovibrio gigas DSM 1382 = ATCC 19364. Protein-coding genes within it:
- the pth gene encoding aminoacyl-tRNA hydrolase; this encodes MADVFAGLVAGLGNPGRQYEGTRHNFGFLVLDEVLRRLDAARDWQVRLQQDKPGKFQLWRLDGPGLRWLAIKPLAFMNLSGEAVGQTARYYRIDPEDVLVMHDELDLPLGRMKLKFGGGAAGHNGIRSVISHLGGEDFHRLRLGVGRPAPGETRDYVLTGFAPQERPVLETVLEEAATGVLQFLAGERKGAQERVNRFRPAQS